The region GAGTTGACCACTACTTGCCATTTTCGGCCGTTGACACTGGAAACGTGAAGGTGGATGTCGATCTGCCTCCATTCCGACCACAATATCAACAACAGAACGTTGCTGTCACGGCGTCAGCCGACCATGTGCCACAGATACTGTCCAATTCCATCGATAAACCAGTACAAGAACCACAGGTgactaataataatgattctttattaataataaacgaattatattaaacttcatcaaatttatgaatttctttcacttttaaatttaattacataaacgagtttttgtaataaagattttttttatttgcgtATTAAGCTTAATTGGAACCAAATTAAGACTGTCGGCAGCTCTATCATTATGTATGAAAATGAAAGGTAAAAGTGAATAAATACGATTCActtattaaacacaaaattaattactcatAACAGCGGCAGTAAAACAATATGCATCAATCGAAATGTTTGCAGGGGAAAGGCAAATtaggattattaatattaataacaaaaaacataatttacttTCCACACGATGTTAAAATACTGACTTGATTTGTTATCTATAGGAATACATTCCTCCATCATCCATTGGCACAGCAATCATTCCTCAAATGCCTCCTCCTGCAGTACCTGTAAACGCAGTTGCTTCCAACGTACCATCAAATCAAGGGGCTACTTTCCTTGGCTCAGGATCTTTGGGAGTTGTGGATTTAGGAAATGGTAACAAAATTCTATTTGAAATCTAAttgctattttttaatactggcTAGGCTAATAGGCTAatcgaataaatattattaataaaagttgccCTGTACAAAACGTGGAAACATTTATGAGTAGCTACAGTTTTATcaacaaatgttttataaatatttttaaagctctTTTAGATCacgcaataaatataattttatattttctaaaatacacGACCTTTAATATACTGTAATTGTATAACAGAATAAATCGAtacttttgtaattaatttgtttatttatattcatttatttaataattaatgataattaacatatatattaattaaattatgataagaATGTATTTACTTGGTCTgtctaaatacttatttaattgcATCATTCATACATGTGAAAGAGTTCGTCATTGGACTGTTTTAATCATATGGAACATTTACTAATTCGTTTAATTTCAGGAGCTTATGCCTTGGGATCGGGTTCAATCGGATACTCAAACATGAGATCGAATCCCCGTCCCAGCATCAAGTCCCCGCTATTTCCGCCGGTCCAAGCGGCCCCCAACCTAATCCCAGCGGCGGTACCCAGCTCCATACCACCGCCCGCCAATCCGCTGCCCGCCTACGACCCAGTCACGGTACCGGTTGACTACAACGACCCGCTGATAAACTACCTCAACCCGGCGCCACCGAAAGACGCAAACGGTTACGAGTACCTGCCCCCGAACAGAGTGGGATTCGGATCCCCGTTGCCCAGGTTGCCGAGAGTTAAGGCCACGATGGCGTTTGCCACCCCCACGGCGTTACAGGTGCAGCAACCCCCGCTGCCCCAGCCCGTTCCACCTCCGCAACCCAGTTATATGTTTATAACGTCGCCGGGCTCGCAGGATGTTTCTAGTCAGACTCTTACCTTTGGACAAAAGTTGCCTGATTTGTATTCACAGCAACTGGCCTTtggtcaaaaataaattcaaggcAAAGTTGTTAAgttaccatttttataaatatattgtgttaagttattgtttataataatttatatagcaAATATGAAAGTTTAgaagaacaaaatttttaaataagtgttCGAAAGAAAACGCAAAATTGTGTTCAAAACtgtcattataaaatttctaatcttaaataatgtaaatattgttttataaataaaatagttatttataactcttgttgtttttattagtaattttgtaaaaagttcataaatatgtaatttactgtaaattaattgtgtatataaagtttaaattatgcaaaaaataaatacatatgtgATATAgctatattcatatttcaattgTCAGTATGAAAAGTAAAAACATATCATGTCCAAATGTAGGCAACCCatattgtttaatgttaatttgaatattcgcAGCAAGGATTACACTTACATAATCATGAATACACACAATTcacacataatatttaaatatttactactagtataataatatcgttatattatttaaaagtaatattagtCTACTATTTTTGATCTTGTATTAGTAGGtacttgaaaaattattatataataaatttacaaatacgtTCACATTTTCTCACCAGTTAAATATATCAgccaaattttctattatatacTCTGTTatataattgacaattatcaTCAATTTATAATCTACAAAATGTAAaggttaagaaaataattccaataaacGTCGACCTACACAAATATAGATAATcagtatacaaaaattttaaaaccagatttcaaaaacatatttgatgACATTGGAAagatcattttgaaaattataaaagcacTTTGAATTAGAACATCTCTcagtaaaaatcatatttgttAACATTCACACAtaattcacaaattaaattaggatTTATCAAACTATTTTGATGCATGTTTGTATGAATCAAGAAGATTGCACATTAtggtataaatatacatttacaattgattaattaacgggaatttaattgtcaaaatgtcaaaaaaattatacatatattacattattagcaacattatgaaattgtgCACCTAAAACAGTAATCATGTACGtctgaaacaaattaaatcagttgttagtgcataaaattattattcgcaAAGGTTAAATAATTTCGAAACAATGATTTTTGTAAGATTTTTTCGAGACACTGACCGAGATTTCCTTGcatgcaattattttaatcgtaAATGGGAATATTAAAATGCTTTTATAAACGGATTCGCCAACACTGCTGAGTTGTGAAAGTGCATTCGCACGTGTGAATTATAACTGTCGATTAGTTAACATTGGCAGGTTAGATCAGCTCAGaaaacacaacaaaaaatattgtgccACTGTTAGAGCTCATTAACTAATAGTTGTCCTGATGTCGTAAATATGTATCCGAGAAGCTTATGAATAAAagcacataaaaataaataatggaccCTGTTAACTCAATAAGTAAGTGTTCACTAATCAGTACGTATTAGCTGATTTGTCGAATATGAACAGAAACAATATTACTATTGTTTTCTATCACTACTGAAATGGTCTCAAGAATATTTACGAAATGGATATTATACCTTTAAGAATGTAATTAATGTGGGAAAGGTTcatattaagtaatatatgTGGGATTTgcttaatatcaattttccaatttcttctaaatttgattttaaaataggcgtattattaatatttaaatttttaatatcaattaattgttgaaaCGATTTGAATTTGGAAAGTTTCCACTCAAAATAAGAATgttaatcaaatcaaatacaaaattcaaatGCCTCATCtagaaatatagaaaattgtaacagcagaaaatttaaaatgcaaatgaaTTGCAAACGAGTAacattcacatttatttttaaacggaGATATTCGTAATAATCAGGTTGTCCGAAGTCGAAAttcgtattttttaatactgaatCATTGACTGGAGGAACTCATCTTTATGGAATTcgcctttattttatttcggtCTGCATAATTTAGGTTAAAAGTGAATTGGACCGTACAAAATATATGAGATTCCCAGCCAACAATGGAGAAGGTAACTTACAAGTACGGCGGATGTATTAAAACCAGTTCTACTGCagatattttatgctaaagtGGCATTGAAaagataaattgtataattaattttatttttatttgtacgcTATTCTCAAGAGAGGAAATctagcaattttttattacaattatattaatgcaccaataatcaaaatattaataaaaattatataaacatatgaattacacaaaaagagtaaaatattagtagaaaatgtgtaaattaacattaaaaatagtaataaagagAACCGGATATTTGCCAGaatgattttattcaaatggctaattatttaaaagcttgGTTATTCAGTTAGTTtcgcatttattatattttacgtgaataaactaataaagatTTAAGTACGTGAAATACGGAAAATAGGAGAAGTCCtagtttacataaaatatatttcattaagtgtgcgaataaaaattattctacaaTTATAGACGAAAATACACAGTTGGatacattttcaaatagtAATGTTAGATGCAACAACTAGTTATTTAGTTACTTCTTATTTGGTGGTTTAGACTTGGCCTAGTTTAAACAGCGACATAACCAGTTTTAAGTTTACTTCCCTGtggcttattttaaattgtagacGAGTTGTTTATGAGGAAGGGGAAGTATCGGTTTACTCTTATATGGTTCTAATGTCTTGCACTCTTACAAGTTTActtataattaagaattttttgctGTAGttggttattattattattattgataaaatagtttaataaattaattgtttatttacattaaacgaCCAATAatgttatgtatatttttaattttgagcgGCGTACCATAAACCAACTGATGGTAATACGTCTCGTTTAATATATcagattgaattaaaaaatgtaagattAATCTAGACCAAAGTTCTAttgccaaatttaaataatatattcaagattttaaaaGTGATGCAAGAGACGCCTTCGTCATCGCGTTTTCTATTTTCTTCGTGCTAATTAATGAAACTGGTTCAAAATCTGCCAcgttaaaaaaactatattaaaacatttactttCAAATTATTGTGTCGAAGAACATATCAGTgtgtttattgattaattattaactaaattaaccaTAATTACTGGATAATAATGatgacaaatatttatgatttaatgaattttctaATAAGCAGTTATGATTATATTGTAGGAACACTTTCAAGGTGTGATCATATGATTCAATTTGATTCTGGCGGTTGTTGACCGCATTTCCtcaagttattattaaatttattttgtgcaatataacatatatgataaattaatctGAACTACcacatgaaataaaatatttttttcattaattgttgTAATGTTATCCTATTTaccatttagtaaaaattgacattaaaaaaacttatttatcatataaactGAAATACACGTCAATACTTTTGCTTACTTTAatctaaaacaacaaaaactttgaacaaatacctattttataataatatttaatatggtgaatttgttatttttgtttataaaaatattaaattaatttctaacgGTGTTTTTTGCGATTATTATACGGTAATTGTGCAAGACATGAAACGTTTATAATAACACAAAATCACTAAACAAAAAtgcacatatttaaaaatgaaaaatattcacaaaaaaacACTATCATAGTTTAAGCAAATTAAtcgattttcgagaatttagCAGAAATCGCAGAACCGAATTGATCCACTTACGATCACCGTCTCACGCACACCAATGCCATTGATTTTCCGATGTACAGTACAGCATACAACACAAACTAAAACGAGTTGCGTAACTGCTGAAAGTAACACATCTTTAGGGAGTAGCCCAGAAATAAGAAAGGCTTCGATGGCGTTAACGCCCCTCTTTTCAATCTCAAAGACACTTTTGGTTGTGGGTATAAAAGTGGATGAATTGTCGCAAAATGGCATCAGTTCCCAACTGAGTGTTTAATTCGTATGTGCATCATGAGGACCACCGTAAGTTCTTCGTTCCATTCGATAGTTGGATTGTCTCGAAGTTTCTTACCATTACGTGCATGTGTAACAATAATTGGAATACACCATTCAGTTTCAGTTTCAGCAGTTTTCTTCTTTTGTGAATAATAtgtcaattaaattgatatttattattattattatttgaataattagtattaatttatgttttaggtGTTCCTAGTACTTTTAGGTATCTCCGCCGCCTTGGCCGGGGAAAAGAAGACCACAAAACGTGGTGTCTATGGCGAGTCCCTCGGCTTCGGTGTTGGGAGTGCCGGTCTTGGACATGGTGGCCTTAGCTCTGGCCTGTCTCTCGGACACGGAATTGGTCTAGGATCACTAGGATCTGGATTAGGTGGACACGGACTCGGATCAGGATTGGGAGGCGGTCTCGGCGGAGGATTGGGTGGTGGTCTAGGAGGAGGATTGGGAGTTGGACTCGGTGGAGGATTGGGAGGAGAAATCGATCTGGGAACCAGTGTATCTCGCCACATCACTGTAACCAACAGAGTTGGCATCCCAGTACCACAACCATATCCCGTGCCAGTCGAAAGAAAAATCCCCGTTCCAGTGCCACATCCAGTAGCTGTGCCAGTAGATCGTCCATACCCAGTGCATGTACCAAAACCTTACCCAGTTACTGTTGAGAAGCCAGTTGCAGTACCAGTCGATAAACCAGTGCCATACGCCGTACCAGTACCCGTCAAAGTACCTGTACCGGTTCCATACAAAGTAGCTGTGCCCAGACCAGTGCCAGTACCAATTCACAAACCAGTACCAGTTCACATCCCAACCCCTGTGGTTATCAAAAAGGAAGTACCAGTCCTCGTCAGCTCTGGACACGGATCTTTGGGAGGTAGCATCGGATCCGGCCTTTCCCTTGGTGGTGGTTTAGGACACGGTTCTGGAATCTCATTCGGAGGTGGTTTCGGACATGGTTCAGGAATTTCTTTGGGAGGAGCAATTTCTGGAGGATACGGAGGCGGCCATGGCTGGTGGTAAACGATATTCGCCAGAATTCTGTGATCTACCTATTTTCTCATTTCatcttgtataaatatttcatttattccaCACTGAAACTAGTCCAGTTTCATCTGTTGtcaaagtttataataaagttaaatataaaaatattacttattcgttttattgtaaagaatttacaaaactttatttatttatatatttaattgagaattaataattaaaatattaatttgagaggtatttataatatatttttttaaattatcaattcaaattaattaaaatgtttgcaaTTTGTGCAATTTGGCTCAAATCTTTTACaactacaatatataaaacgtCGACTGAAATCATTTTCCAATATGTGTGGCCTTAACATTTTGCTAATCGGTCTGTGTctgtgaaatataataatttattttaggatcacatcacaaaaaataaaatatatgctaatccattttgcatttttatgagataaacacacatttaaaaatgtaaacaacgAAGGACACGCATAAAATTCGTATTGCAAAATGCTATTTTCAAGTTTCAAAAGTTCTCAATGAATCCTTACTCTGTAATTTTGAATGATGGatgctataaaataaaaccagaTCTATTATATATTGCAAAAtatgcaattttataaaacataattttaccgatagactttttaaattagttcacAGGAGAAAGTGAAtgatattaagtaatttataatttaaataataaaattaggtcacttccaaatttaataaatatttcataattatgtacgattgttattttcttcattttttacacacagtgtacatatttttttaaacatactgCGTACCtttctaaaaaatagttaatcgaaaatattttcatataaaacccAAATTTTCcgcaacataataaattaagtgtctcacatattaaaattcaacataTTTGGACTTCCCCcacttttgaatattttaattaatttttggtattaCGAAACCGGTATAAATAGGACACTGCTAAGATAGGACACAGTATCCTGTTTTGCAATCGAGATGAAAACAACAgtaagtatatattaatagtatatttattggtttatgtaattttttactaattttgtcgtatattattatcattcttattgattaaataaattgttttgataattaataatatgtttccAGGTAGTAATACTTGCCCTTTGCCTGGGTGTATCCTTGGCCGACACCCAAACGAAAAAAGCCGTTAAACCCAAAGACGTTTCGAAACGTAGCTTCAGTTATGGAGGATACGGCGGCGGATACGGTGGTGGTTACGGTGGCGGTTACGGAGGAGGATACGGCGGCGGTTACGGCGGGGGCTATGGTGGAGGTTATGGATTAGGGGGTGGTTTGAGCAGTAGTACTCTCATCACCCAATCTGTCCCTGTTCCTGTCCCGGTACCAGTTGAGAAACCCGTGGCAGTTCCAGTGGCACAACCAGTGCCAGTTCCAGCACCTTATCCAGTACCAGTTGTTCATAAGGAAGCTGTAGCTGTTCCAGTTTACGTCGGCGGTGGTGGATACGGTGGCGGTTACGGAGGTGGTTACGGAGGAGGTTACGGAGGAGGTTACGGAGGAGGTTACGGAGGTGGTTACGGAGGCGGTTATGGATATGGAGGTGGTTACGGTTCTGGATGGGACtgggattaaattttaagtgatagtttagaataaacaattaaaaacatgaGTAAGAGTCTTTTTCTATATATCCATTAAAATAtcctatttgatttttttccaaaaaaaagaCGTTtactatttacatttaaattatctaactTAATCAGGTGGAAGAAATAATAGAGGATTAAAACCCAAcgactaataaattataataaaaagttaattatagaaccatttcaataaaaatttcccactaattaaaaattcaaatcaactatcaatttaaaatcgcGATCTAATCCACTTGCGTCATAGTCAATCCTGTGATTTCCTTATCCAAAAACACCTCACCAGTGATTAATGCATCCACTTTTGCAACCACAAAAAGACTCACAGAGAACGTGATATGATCTTGAAAGGGATTTCGCCACGGTTACGCAAAGATGTCCGTAAACTTTTGCAACAAATTAACATGGACCACATAAAGTGGTAtagttttaactaaattatcacAGACTCCACCTTTATTACAGAATAGGcttacttatatatatatatatatatatatatatatatacgcaagaaaaaaattcaaagcaGTAGTGTTCTTTTCTCTTGACACAACAATATGAAATCCACTGTaagttcattatttattacgtgtttccaaaaattatatagtaccacttttttataattaaactcaaTGAATATCAAtgtgtacaaataaatttccattttaggTACTTCTATTGGTCCTCGGTATCTCAGCTGCCATTGCAGGTGAAACAACCACCAGAGTGAAACGTGGTTATATTCTCGGCAGTGGAGGGGGATACGGAGGCGGAATTGGAGGAGGATACGGTGGTGGTATCGGATATGGAGGCGGATACGGAGGAGGATATGGTGGTGGCATTGGGGGAGGCTTCGGAGGTGGTTTCGGAGGTGGTTTCGGAGGTGGCCTTGGAGGTGGAATTGGAGGTGGCAGCACTATCATCACCCACAGTGTAGCTGTACCAGTTCCAGTACCTGTAACGAGACATGTACCTGTGCCAGTACCACAACCTGTTGTCGTAGCCAAACCAGTGCCAGTTCCAGTTATTAAGAAAGTAGCTGTTGCTGTACCTGTAGCTGTTGGAGGTGGCGGTTATCGAGGAGGTTTCGGAAGCGGATTCGGGGGTGGATACGGTGGCGGATATGGAGGTGGTTACGGAGGCTGGAGAAGATCTGGATGGTGGTAAACTCTTACCAAACTGTATCATCTACATTTTCATACATCATGTTTTGCACctgtatgtttaatatttaataaatgttgattATACTCGTTacaaatgtgttttaataatagttacaCAGAGCATCGTAAGTTGCAGATAAATCGTTATGCATCATACAGTTTTTACcacataaaagaaaattattatctcaaaaataaCTTGTTTCTTTACGAACATTTTGAGCCCACagacattttgaaaattattataatgcaCTTCAATTATCATTCTTTTACAGGGTGACATTGAAATTAGTATCTCAATGAGCAAGATCACAAACTCATCAAGAAAAATACTCAAGTCTTTACGCTGAGATAAGGGTCACTGTAATCCCTAAAATTTTGACGTCATGAagaaaaaaatccaatttaacAAACCTGtcgcaataaaataaaataaaaatgaaaactacCAGTAAATCGTTCAAGAACTTCTTTCTTCGTATAAAGTTTTACAATACGTcccttaaaattcattttttacactCATACCTCATATTTCTTCCCTGCAAATCATGGAGCAATATCAGATGAACACGGTGAAAGATTTTATCAGTATATATCAGAAGCAATGCTTGTCCagtagaaaatatggaaagtAATACAAGTATAAagtgatatattaattaacaactagtaaataaattgtttaataatttctaatgttttataatagatTTATGTAGCTAATAAtgtattagttataaaatatatgttttaaattcgaaaaaaaaccgtcttatatattatatttctattcagGAATATCTAATTTATGATAACTTATGCATAAAATCAGATTTTGCAGACCAATATTATTGTCCCATTTATGGGCAGCAATATGTGACTAAACTTTCATCAGTGAcgacaacatttttatttttagattcaactattttagtatatgtacaaattttattaatagaaaattgcaatgtaaaatagaatttattctattttctaagaaaatctAAAGGCTCAAAGCAATGAATAAGACAAAATGTTTCGTTAAGATATAAATGAAGTAGTAAAGAGACATACAAGACACAAAAGATATTcaatcaatcatattggaattgatgttgattaaaattacttcaatcataattgattgaattgaTAATGATTAATTGAAACTGAGACATTtggatacataatttaaattgaaaagtaCAAATTTGCCATTATCTGGGAGAAGTCGTGTTActctgaaaaaaaaagaaacaaattatgtttctatattttttaatggggATGTTAAATATcagttaatatttagtattacctatatttaacaaaacatattttaatttattaatatagaacttatagaattattttaaggtatattaaactttataaacataattttataaattatgatgttaacaccataaaataaataaaaaaatgatcttataccaaaaatatatataaaatctattacATAAAACTTGCCAAATTGCTAATATATTGCACAGATATATACATTGACATTTGGTGCACCCTAATCCCCTCTAATATTCTGCATAATTTCCCTAATCGAGTCTCACTATAAATTGATCTGcacaaaaaatgtgaaatcaGTATCATCCTCCTTCAGATTCAGTCTCTCGTCATGAAGTCTGCAGTaagttttacaatataattattatataactgTAGTCTGGTCAAACTCATTTgaatattagtaattatattaaactataGACTCGCAGGTTTCACCACcgctattattataattattattattctagtTACACTATTACAATGCTTAaatcaaaacttttaattcgtatttcaaatttcattgttttatgaaCAACGCAATTGAGCAATTTTGCCAACGACTccagatatattttaattacgtcGTAGGTCCTTTTGGTCATCCTCGGTGTGTCCGCCGTTCTTGCCGGTGAAAACAAAGTAATCGTGAAGCGCGGCATTGGACACGGAGGCGGCTTTGGAGGTGGATTCGGTGGCGGTTACGGAGGCGGATTCGGTGGAGGTTATGGAGGCGGATTCGGAGGTGGATTCGGAGGCGGATTTGGAGGTGGTAAGGATGTTTTCACAATACTTTTTCGACTACATTGTTAACTAATGCATTTTTCAAGGATTTGGAGGCGGTCTGGGTGGTGGTAGCACAATTATCACCAAAACTGTTCCAGTACCCGTTCCAGTACCTCACCCGGTAGTTGTAGCCAAACCAGTGCCAGTACCAGTTATAAAGAAAGTTGGAATTCCAATTGCCGTTGGAGGAGGATATGGAGGTGGTTATGGAGGTGGTTTCGGCGGCGGTTTCG is a window of Aethina tumida isolate Nest 87 chromosome 7, icAetTumi1.1, whole genome shotgun sequence DNA encoding:
- the LOC109608914 gene encoding H/ACA ribonucleoprotein complex subunit 1-like isoform X2; the encoded protein is MCIMRTTVFLVLLGISAALAGEKKTTKRGVYGESLGFGVGSAGLGHGGLSSGLSLGHGIGLGSLGSGLGGHGLGSGLGGGLGGGLGGGLGGGLGVGLGGGLGGEIDLGTSVSRHITVTNRVGIPVPQPYPVPVERKIPVPVPHPVAVPVDRPYPVHVPKPYPVTVEKPVAVPVDKPVPYAVPVPVKVPVPVPYKVAVPRPVPVPIHKPVPVHIPTPVVIKKEVPVLVSSGHGSLGGSIGSGLSLGGGFGHGSGISLGGAISGGYGGGHGWW
- the LOC109608938 gene encoding uncharacterized protein LOC109608938, translated to MKTICLMALALLTSLHKSEQTAGRKQKRGSFEEFPVGSYAEGIGVPLQKTSQFTSGVDHYLPFSAVDTGNVKVDVDLPPFRPQYQQQNVAVTASADHVPQILSNSIDKPVQEPQEYIPPSSIGTAIIPQMPPPAVPVNAVASNVPSNQGATFLGSGSLGVVDLGNGAYALGSGSIGYSNMRSNPRPSIKSPLFPPVQAAPNLIPAAVPSSIPPPANPLPAYDPVTVPVDYNDPLINYLNPAPPKDANGYEYLPPNRVGFGSPLPRLPRVKATMAFATPTALQVQQPPLPQPVPPPQPSYMFITSPGSQDVSSQTLTFGQKLPDLYSQQLAFGQK
- the LOC109608939 gene encoding uncharacterized protein LOC109608939, translated to MKTTVVILALCLGVSLADTQTKKAVKPKDVSKRSFSYGGYGGGYGGGYGGGYGGGYGGGYGGGYGGGYGLGGGLSSSTLITQSVPVPVPVPVEKPVAVPVAQPVPVPAPYPVPVVHKEAVAVPVYVGGGGYGGGYGGGYGGGYGGGYGGGYGGGYGGGYGYGGGYVNPVISLSKNTSPVINASTFATTKRLTENVLLLVLGISAAIAGETTTRVKRGYILGSGGGYGGGIGGGYGGGIGYGGGYGGGYGGGIGGGFGGGFGGGFGGGLGGGIGGGSTIITHSVAVPVPVPVTRHVPVPVPQPVVVAKPVPVPVIKKVAVAVPVAVGGGGYRGGFGSGFGGGYGGGYGGGYGGWRRSGWW
- the LOC109608941 gene encoding holotricin-3-like; translated protein: MKSAVLLVILGVSAVLAGENKVIVKRGIGHGGGFGGGFGGGYGGGFGGGYGGGFGGGFGGGFGGGFGGGLGGGSTIITKTVPVPVPVPHPVVVAKPVPVPVIKKVGIPIAVGGGYGGGYGGGFGGGFGGGFGGGYGGWRAGWW
- the LOC109608914 gene encoding uncharacterized protein LOC109608914 isoform X1 is translated as MCIMRTTVFLVLLGISAALAGEKKTTKRGVYGESLGFGVGSAGLGHGGLSSGLSLGHGIGLGSLGSGLGGHGLGSGLGGGLGGGLGGGLGGGLGVGLGGGLGGEIDLGTSVSRHITVTNRVGIPVPQPYPVPVERKIPVPVPHPVAVPVDRPYPVHVPKPYPVTVEKPVAVPVDKPVPYAVPVPVKVPVPVPYKVAVPRPVPVPIHKPVPVHIPTPVVIKKEVPVLVSSGHGSLGGSIGSGLSLGGGLGHGSGISFGGGFGHGSGISLGGAISGGYGGGHGWW